The Macadamia integrifolia cultivar HAES 741 chromosome 4, SCU_Mint_v3, whole genome shotgun sequence genome contains the following window.
GTTACCCATGAGTTACTGTGGGGTGGTACAATAGTGTGAGGATGGGTCTGCTAGAAAATAATCCCCTGATCTCACCGCATGGAGCTGTCTTGTGTTCCACGTCCATGGTTTTATGTTTATGACTCTGAGACCACTTTATTCCAAGATTAAAAACCCCTGCTATTACTTCTTGTATTTATCACATAAACTGAAACTTATGATGTCTTATTGGATTTCTTAGTCATTGtttgaatattatgttttcacTGTTTATTGAAAAACTTTGTTACTCCACCCCATCCAGATATTACCAACCACATTTATGCACTAAAATAGTCAGGGTTAGGTTTGAAATTGCCTACACAGAAGCTTTAGTGCGTAAAGAACATGGCCATTATCAAGGCCAAATCTCAAAATTTCATATAGCTTCCTACAGAATGTCATTGGCGATAAAATCTGATATGTTATGCTAGACCCGATAGATTGATGAGACAGATCATACAAAATATTTGATTACTGCAAAGATTATCAAACAACATGAAGTAAACTAATTACCTAGTTCAGACAGCCATTTCTGTCCAATATTAGGACATATGATCCATATGATGCTTCAGGGTTGCGACAAAACCAATTTGATTGGTCCAATCTGTCTCTCTTTTATGTCACTTGAACATGGATATAACTAGTGTGCACCAAAGATTacatttcttgcattctcattGGCTTAAATGATGTGTCAGACATGAGCAAAATTCATAATTTGAAGTTCCAAGTAACATGGTTCCCCAGTGGTACCAATCGAACGTTGGACCCAGCATCCTGCATCCACTCTATTTCTCTTGATGTTTTCCAAACTCTGAAAAATCTAAAAGACTCGAACACAACTAAGCCTCATGACAACTAAATCCACATTCAactctttttaaattttatattagTTGTTAACTTAAAACATCTACAAGATTACTTCATCCTAACACACTAGCTTACTTTAATATACCATTTAAGATTAATACTGACCTTTGACCAGTCAAATTGCAGTCCAAGGGTAGTCCACCTCAGCTTCCGCAAAAGAACAGATGCTGCAATTGATCGGCTTGAATCCCCCCATGGTATTCCAACTGTTCCATCGCAAAATTGCCACTTGGACTCTAAATTTCTACCACCAGAATTAGGTTCAGATGCCCCATCACTGACCAAACTCTCAACCTCAACAAATACCTTCTTATTTTGGGCTGCAGTAAATAAATCAGGGATGGGCCCATAAACTGCATCGTGGTTCGTTCTGTTAGGAGGCTTTGGGAAACTTGTTAAGCTCTCCCTAATCCAACGGCATTGTTCTTCAATACTCAATGCTTCTGGAATAAAATAGAATCCTGCAAATTTTGAAGTATAGATACCTCATCTTAGATGTTATAAACAAGTTCTCAACTAAATCACAGAAGTTAAGAAAAGCAGAATATATCATATCAAACTTTAAAGACAAAAACTCAGTGGGCAATACAGAATATCCAACTAAGTAGCTTCATATAATAATAGCCAGAGTAAAGAAATCAACAGAAAATCTGAATGAGCAGCAGTTGTAGAGTATTCTATTGACAGTCCCAGCCCTTAGACAGGTCATGACCAAAAGTCCTCCCTAGAGAAAAATCCATGCCTGCTGATCCATTCCTTACTTAGAAATATATCTGCCGAAGTTTTATTTTCTACACAAAGAAGACTGGTCCAATGCTTATAGCCAGATcaatcaatccattttttttaaacacatccAAATCCACGAGATGGCTGGTGGAGCAGGCAGACCATATATTTCATAAGCATCCAGATCCTCTATGGTCATCATTTTTTTGGACTTTTCTATTGGTCCACATCAGAACCTGGATGTCCCACAACCTCATGATAATGGCCTGTTGTTTTCTACTGGTAGGTTTTAACATAAGAAAGGGGTGGGggacaaaaagaagaaggaattgAAAAACATTTCCTATTCTCGATACTACCCTCATCTCTGTTTCCCTTCAATTCATCCTCGAATCTAAATTGATATTTATTGGGCGACTTTGGATTAACCCAACAATGACACCAGCTATGTTCCCAAAGACTCCATTCATAAAAGAAtgaaagcaaagaaagaaaaagagatgaatAGAAAGATTAAAACTGAACTGCATTTAACATGATTTCAACTCTTTTGAACTGGGAAGTGTCTCTCAATGACCAAATTCAGTCACCATTAGGTTCAGCTGAAAAAGAACTTGGGCTGAGGATCCAAGCTCATGGACTGACAGATTACAACTATGCCTCGAAGTTACAACCACACAGTAACATAAGTAACGTTTGCTTGTTAATGTTAATTGAAGATGCAATACATGATTTGCACTGCCCCAGATGGTGAAAAATAATTCAGGAACGGATGAAATGTGTTTGCAATCTTGAATCTTGGCCAATATTAACTTAATTGATTGTTGATTAGCTActtaaccaaaaataaataaataacacctataacaagaaaaaaaaacaaacgatTTTTACCGGGGCGATTTTCGAGACAGAAAACGGGATAATTGAAGTCGCACTGAAGTTTGAAGATTCCGGGAGATGTTAATCCTGTCTGGTTGAAGGAATCGAGTACAGCCTTGAAGTCGATTACCTCTGACAAATCCACTTGTTTGGGTTGTTTTCCCCTGagaaaattgaattaaaattgaagataGATAAAACCAGAGACAGAGATAGAAGAACACGAAGAAAAGATACGCAGGAGAGACGAAACTGAATAAACCTCTTAGAAGACTTGGTATCGTTATTGTAGTAGAGCTTGTATTTCTTCTCAGCTCTCCTGAAAGCTGTTCGCTCCGAATCTTCGGAGACTTGGTCGGTTCCATACATTTTTTACGGACACGCCGCCGACACGAATGTTGACGCTacctatttatttccttttgctCATCTCAGCCACCGTGCTCGGCTCTCGTGCTCGTGGTGGAGCGGCCGACGGATACCAGAAGGCCCAACTTcccaaggatttttttttgccctttctttcttttggggggTGGGTTTGGGATAAAGCCGTAAggcaggggtgtcaattcgtggcccgaaccgactaaatcAATTGGGATCGATCGTTTATAGACTAGCCCAGCTttgaccgtttattaaatgtgtcgggcttgagtccagcccgtttataaatggtcggtcttgattttgctacttggaccatcaggcgcccgatcgagaccgattgtttaacacccgaccgagaccagcCTATTGTGCACAGGCCTAGCCAGaacctttaatgattgtagaatacctattttaccctccaaattcaaaagtaaaaacatgttcacattttaaataatggttatattttgtatcatttattgatttattgccatttttttgggcttgcatgaatgggccggaatataagagcacattttaaagagggcccgtttaaaaaccggttaaagcccgtttaacattaaacatatccgtagcccgattaaggcccgactaaagcccgattaaggtggtcTGATTATAGCAcaaggccgaccgaccgaatataaagcgtaccataccctcaataactaagcccgattaattagatgggcggacacggtgtaacatttgaaaatcttcaagcccgattaaatcagaccgaaaccaaaccgacccgaccggttgacacccctaccgtAAGGTATATTGGGAGTTGGGGCGGTTTTGAGACGGGTCCAAAACCGAAAAGACCAATAAGTAATCAATTGAAACTGAAACGACCCGTTTAGGATGCATATCCTCCAATTAACTTATGATTAttaccttcttttcttttcttttttcgcAAAATCCAATTTACTTATATAATACTAATAATTAAAATGTAATCTTcacagcaatttttttttttaaagaccagaaaaaaaaaatttaacttaaTAGAGTTATAACTTATAACTTATGTGATTTATGTAATTTATTTACATAGAAAACTAAAGATTTTGTTAATATCGACTAGGGAGAGGGTCCTGTGAAAGGTATGTGTGATCCTTGTATCAATGTTAGAAGTGGGACACAATGTCTTCcaagcttttttttcttttattgttatcatttgttaaaatatatatatatatatatataattgttatCACTTGTGACTGGTAGTTTATATtcatattttggtaattttgatttaattgtTTGGAAGTATTTTGGTGATTTGGTGGTGTAAAATTTGGATTTATTTAAATGTTACGTGTTTAAGAATTGGTACTTGATTTATTTGTATAATTCTAAAAATATGTTTAAGGGTAAATGCTCTCTCAACATGAAGCATAGGCAACACATCCTCATATGGATAAATATTTTACtcactatttttattggaaacaaagaaaaagaatattacGCAACCATAGAGGTGGGAGAAAATTACTGTGCCTTCCCctatgaaaggtggaaatgtcTACCTTACTAATATTTTCAGGTGCGTCCTCATTAGCCCTCGCATGGCTGCATCCCCTACACCCCCCGACAAAAAATATTATCCCAAACATAATTTTATACGATGAGGTGTTCCTcttgtctcatgttcaaattgTCTTTTCTCTATATTTATTCATGCTAAAATGATCATTGTCAAGTTACATAAAACCCATGCCCTCTCATAGGGAGGACGAAATGATCGCTCAACTCCTCATGACCAATGCCTTGGCCCATCGTCTCATTGTCTTTTGTAATGTGCAAGACATAGtcaagaaatatattttttttccaatttaatTATGGATTGCATATGCTAGTGCCGCCTTGTGTTTATCTCTCATCCCACTATCGAGAGTAGATATGCTATTACAtaagaaggaagagagatatCCATAGGGAGATGTTAGTGTATTTTAAACAGCTTGTTTAGTGttatttctcccattttattatgggtaatttacagtgccacctcTAGAGAATGTCGCAATTAGAAAGTCACCACTTGCATAATACCAAATAATGCTCACACACTCTGCCGTCAATTACTGTTATAGAATATACCTCAAATGTTGATATcaattggtatttttttttaaatactaaaatacccttttaaAAAGTGAAATACCTAATATACCCTCACTTAACCCCATaaccctaaataaaaaaaaaagacctccaTTCCCAAATCGAAAACTATGTTCTTTATCCCAAAGCCTTTactctccgtgaagagcagcaACGATGGGCATCGATGAAAGTCTGCGCTACATCTTCTTATGCGTAGGAAACCTTCATTGAACTCCACGGTAAAGGTGAGTGGAGGTTAGGGGTGATGAGGAATTTGGATAAAATATGAACTGGTCAAGTGTTTTAGTCAAAATAGTATAACCGTCATTTCAAATCCTCACTTAACAATGACTGATGATAGGGAGTGCAAGCATAATTTGATATTATACAATAATGTCTCTCTAATTGTGACATTCTTTAGGGGGTGGTGATATAAATTACCCTTGTATTGTTTGTATAAATCGGGAATATTGGATCGGAATTGGTTGCATGGATGGTTGGGTCCAAGTCATCCCGAGTTATCGACTGTATTTGTAGGACCATTTAAAAAGTGGGATCGAAATTCCTGTCCCATGGCCGATTCTGATTCAGATCGGCTAGAATCCGTCATGAATAGGCTAAAGTCGGTCAATTtctaccctaaccctaaaaatGTAGTAAAAATTGGCTGCTCCGGGAATCGACATCCAATTCGACGGATACGatcccgagttttaaaaccctgtGTAGGAATCACGAAGATTGTCTAAATATCCATGGGACCCATTATAAGGGCGAGATCTCAGCCATACGTGTGAGGCACGCGCATCTAAAAGCGTGTGTTATGTCAGTAATGCTACTACGGCGGTTGCAGTTTCCTATGTATTTATCTCTCGTTCTTTCTTTTCTGATATGGCGGTTTGtgaagtgagagagagaagcgAAGGTTGAAGAACTACCTGAGACTTCAAACTTTCAAGAGGTTCACTCCATTGTTGTCCATTAAtaactatatatttttttaatttttaacgCCCAGACATTGTCGGAAAAGAGATCGGTGATGATGGCCTGCCGGACTGTCTTCCGCTCCGTTTTCTTGACGGAACGGCCCCCGTTTCATCCAAACTGCAGCTCAgcggcttcttcttcttcatcgttTGCAATTTCCTGTGCACCTTTAGCTCCGATGTTAAGTTGCAGAGTTAGGTCTGGGGTCCGAGGTTTTCATAGAGGACGAAGAGTTCAAGTGAACTGCTCTAGTGGCGAAACCCCTTCGTCCTCTTATTGGCAAGACGATCAAGGTCCTCCGCAGGAAGCTGTCCTCAAAGCCATTTCAGGTTAGAGTTTCGTCCTGCTCTTTGCATTTTAACTTTTACCCTTATTCTTTTCCCTCTATATTAGCTGTGAACCTGTATCTTTTGTATATGACACGTCCCTAGGGTTCCATCATTTGTTTTCCTGAACTTGCTTGTTGTTTCGCCAATggattttgttaatttttttgtttggctAATTTAACTGTAATTCGAGCAGGAGCTCACCAAGGTCCAaggatttttaggaaaaaaaaagaaaaagaaaaaaaagaaagatgttGCGGAAATTATTGGTCTCATGCCATTTAAGTTAATAGGATATAATTATATGATTAAGGTCCAACGAAAGCCATGTTGTCTTTGGTGGTTCCATATCCTTTTAGGTTATTGTCTTATTGGAATTTTGAGTCTCCCTGCTTCCTTTTTAACTCACTTACCCCCCTCTTTCCTTGGGATGGAAAATGTTTTATTCATCGTGGTTTGATTAATTGCTAACGTGTTTActtaaaattcatatttttggATTCAGAAGTTTCAAAGACAGAAGGAAGGGTGGGACAAACCACAAATGTTGTTATCGGAGGTACTGTGACCGATGATTCTACGAATGAATGGCTTGATCTGGATCAGAAGGTTAGGTGTTAACCTTCAACCCCATACTACTCAACATTCCTACCCTTTGGTATTTATATATTGCGTGTGGTCTTAAAATGTTTATCTATGACTTCTCTATGcttaaaatgaaatttcactATCAGACAAGTTATACTAGTTACATTATGTAATCCTATGTCTACACATTTCAAATTGGAATAACTACTTCTCTGTGAGCTTGATGCCCAGACTATGTTTGGTTTTCAATAACTTAAGAGGTAGACAGTTCTTAGTGGTTGAAGGTTTGTTTTCCAacatttcccttttttctgCAATGAACCAGTGACAAAGTGAACTCCAGTAGCATCTCTTCAAGAGCTTTAGGTGGTTCCAATTTAGAGTTACCTTCACCTCATTTCTGTTTCTTGTTGTTACTGAATCTCTCAATAGGCTAATGTGAAGGTGAGAGTAAGGTGGGGTGATGGGAGGTTTCTTTGTAGGAAAGGTAATGCAGTCAAGGATCAGAATTAGTGTCCAaccatactctctctctctctctaatggaAAGAACATGATAAGCGGATTTTATAGTgaatattccatttttttttgggggagggggtggggattAGCTAGATCCACTAGGTAAGATAATTTATTACAAGATAAGAAGGTCTAAAgtttattttacattcattagtttcaagtttaaaaatatttacttaatccCCAAAGTTAGTTATTGTTCATGAGAcccaagaaaaagtaaaagcaaaCTTCTTAAAATAACCCCAACCTAGTCTTACTGTGCATAATTGCTGAGGTGGAATCAGATTAGTTGCGTCTTGAAAACCAACGTGATCCacgttattctttttgtttccaGTTCTCTTGATCACTGCATTCCAAGCTTAAAGTACAATGGAATTTTATAATCTGAACCCAATATGGGAACTTTCTTAGCAAACTTTGGGTCGAAAAGGTACAATGGCCTTTTCTCTCTCACCCTGTATGCACACCTAAAGTAGTCCTCAAGCTTAATTTCAACTGGACCTACCAAAAATCTAACATCCCTGCAAACCTTAGTGAGATATTCCTTGGCCCACTTCTCCAAAGCAGCCCAATTCTCCAAACACCCTTCCAATAGCACTGGCTTATTCGGTTCTTCAAAATTCAGTATAAATTCCTCAATCGATATTCCTCTCCTCCTCTCAATGTTATCCCTCTCAAGCCACTCTTGTTTCATTTCAAGGCTCGCACAGAGCCGACTCTGGAAAAGATAATCAGAATAGAAGTCTCTAACTTTCAAATCAGAGGAACCATCATTCAACACAGGAAAAGAAGGGTAGAAAGCAGAAATGTATGTAGACTTACAAGACccactcattaaaaaaaaaaaaaaactctcattTAAGATGTTCCAGAACAAGGTTCCTCCAAAGAGGTTCATGGTTGCAGAAAACATAAACCGATTTGCTTACTGTAGCTAAAACACCCAAATGAGAGCCACCCAGAAACCCTAGAATATCAAGGACGAGTTCATCACTGAGGATTCGGAGATTACCAAGGTCTGTATTCCTGGAGTTATTGGTGGATGGACTTGAGAAGAGATTTCCTAATGGTTGGACCCATGATTATGCGAAGGAGCAGAGTCAGACACTTGCAAATTGGAGTTGGAAACAAAAAGAACGTGGATCACGTTGGTTTTCAAGACGCAACTAATGTGATTCCACCTCAGCAGTTATACACGGTAAATAAGGTTGGGGCTATTTTAGGAagtttgtttttactttttcttagGTCCCATGAACAATAACTAACTTTGGGGATTAAGTAAATAGCTTTAAACTTGAAACTaatgaatgtaaaataaattttagaccttcttcttttataataaattatcttatctagtggatctaggtgatttcccttttttttttttgtcttcctttttttggtgaaaaaaagaatcttccaTTGCCTTCTGGTAAGATGGATGAAATAAAGTTCTAGCAAAATTTAGTTGGTTATAATACCAATAAGACTCATGGAGAGATAGTAGCCTATCAATCAGAGTGCACTGTAGATGGAGGATGGCTCTCGCGGCCACCCAACCTTTAAAGTGCTAGTCcccactctctctcccctacctTCCCATGCCTCTCACTCTCCTTATACGCTTAGTTACTTACTTGACGCGAGCCATGTGCTCTACCTCTCCTTCCGGTCCTCTCATGGGGGACCAACCCCCTACGGATATGATAGGGCCATAGGGGAATGGCTTTATAAAGTGAATATGGATTACCGTAGTTGCTGGCTCTATATATATAGGGATAACAACTATAAGCTGACTCTCACATGCCCTGCATTTTCCCCATCCCATTTCTCAATTTTTCCATTAGAGTATGTTGGATACTAATTCTGAtcctttactttctattttggaaCTTCTAGTGTATCTCATAATTTAGCCATTAACAGTGGCTAGAATTTTGAAGTGTTGACCCCACCCCCCAAGTTTCCTACCCTCGATGGGACTGGTTCCTCCATTATAGCagttaaatttctatttctagatcTTCATGTTTTCTGAGTTTTAACGTCTATCCTGTCTGGCCGACAGTAGTTATTGTTCTGCATTTGTTTTCCTATGACTGGGTGTTATGTCAGTTGTTGTTCCAGACCTGTGGCTGTCCTGTACACTAAAGACTGTTAGTTGTTTGCTGTTTGGGTTTGTTATCTACTGTCCTGTTCGCTGGGTTAAGTTATATAACCTACTGTTTTTACGGTACCTGGTCCTGTTATAGGTTAGGCTTCTAGtgatctagtcctacattaggg
Protein-coding sequences here:
- the LOC122075562 gene encoding alpha-ketoglutarate-dependent dioxygenase alkB, whose protein sequence is MYGTDQVSEDSERTAFRRAEKKYKLYYNNDTKSSKRGKQPKQVDLSEVIDFKAVLDSFNQTGLTSPGIFKLQCDFNYPVFCLENRPGFYFIPEALSIEEQCRWIRESLTSFPKPPNRTNHDAVYGPIPDLFTAAQNKKVFVEVESLVSDGASEPNSGGRNLESKWQFCDGTVGIPWGDSSRSIAASVLLRKLRWTTLGLQFDWSKRNYNVSLPHNKIPEALCGLAKRMAVPAMPTGEEFCPEAAIVNYFGLGDMLGGHLDDMEADWSKPIVSISLGCKAIFLLGGKSREDPPIAMFLRSGDIVLMAGEARECFHGVPRIFTDTQNAEVAPFVMHFSNQDDLCLMEYIRSSRININIRQVF
- the LOC122075499 gene encoding uncharacterized protein LOC122075499, whose protein sequence is MMACRTVFRSVFLTERPPFHPNCSSAASSSSSFAISCAPLAPMLSCRVRSGVRGFHRGRRVQVNCSSGETPSSSYWQDDQGPPQEAVLKAISEVSKTEGRVGQTTNVVIGGTVTDDSTNEWLDLDQKVNSYPTVRGFTAIGTGGDDFVQAMVIAVESILQQTIPEGRVRQKFSSRGKYVSVNIGPVKVVSSEQVQAVYNAMRRDVRMKYFL